AACTCTGCAACTTCTACTGCTACAGGAATACTCCTAGCCACTTTTATTTTATATATGATAACAAATATGTATGATAAACTTGAAAATCTAAAATATTTTACACCCTTTAAATATTTTGAAGCTGAATCTATAATTTTAGGGAATGGCATTGATTTTGTTTTTATAATACTATCTATTGTAATTATTGGAGTATCATTAACAGGAACCTATGTATTTTATAAAAAGAGAGATTTAAGTTTATAGTATTACAACCATCTAAAGAGTATCCACCATTTTTCTAATTAAAATTGGTGGATACTCTCTTTAGATTGATTCTTTAAAATAAGCTATGCGATAGCATAAAGTGAATTTTTCTATTTGCTTATTACCTTAGCTCCCTCCTCAATTTTTTCTGGATAAGGTGTAATAATAACTTTTGTTTGTTCATCTATATCCTTTCCTAACACAACATTAGATGATGAATCAAATTCTTTATCTATTTTTAATACCTTAGCTTTTCCGTCATCAATAATCCACATGCCCTCACCCTCCATCCAAGGAAAAATATAATCTTTAGATACGACTTGAGCCTTATCTTTACTGTAAGTTATAAATTTCACGTCAACTTCTTCTCCTTGGATTAACTTAACATCCTCTTGCGGTTCAACAAGCACTTTAACCTTTTTCTCTACTAAACCCAAGGGGGAAGTAACTTCTATAGCATTAGGTGCTATAAATGTAATTTTGCCCTTTATTGTTTCTATTTTACTTTGGTTTTCAACCTCTAAATATGCGGTCATTCCTATCTTAAGTTTTTTTACTTCTTTTGCTAAAACATAGGATTCTACCTCATAAAGCCCAGCATGAAAGATTTCAAATAACATTTGATTTTCTGATATATAGTCTCCTTTATCTAATGAAAGATTTGATATTGTTCCGTCTATAGGCGCAATGACTTTCATTTTATCTATTTTTTCTTCAAGTTGTTTAATTTGCAAATCTATTTTTTCTACTTGTCCTGCATAATATAGATTTTTACCGCTTCCAATCTTTGATCTATCTTTTAAAGTTGTAAATTTAAAATTTTCTATATTTAATTTACCAACTGCTTGCTTATATTGATCTTCTATCTGTTCAAAATCCGTCTTGCTTATTGCTCCACTTTCAAAAAGTTTTCTTTTTCTTTCTAAATCTTTCTTCACTGAATCTACTTCATATTTTGCAAGTTCTATAGCTTCTTCTTGGAGTTTTAGCTCAGAATTTTTTACAATTTGTTCTTCAGATTTTTGTTCTCCTGCTAAACTATTTTTTTGAGCATATAAAATATCTAATTGATATTTTAAATCATCATCATCTATACTTAAAATTGCATCTCCTTTTTTTACAGCGCTCCCCGCTTCTATAAATAAATCTATAATCTTACCACTTCCATTACTAAATACCTTCATGCGCTTCTTTGGCTCAACACTACCCTCTTCATAGTGATATTCTTCATAATTGATTTTTTCTAATTGGACAGTTTTGACCACTAAAGGTTGATTTGATTTATAAATCATAAAACCAACGATGCCAAAAACCACAACTACTAACAATAAACTAACCATCGTCTTTTTTTTCATTATATTTTCCTCCTTTTATACAATCCCTTTATTCACGTGCATTTAATGCTTCTGTCACAATTATTTTACCTATTTTTCTTCGTCCAAATATTTGTGGGATGATAATAGATATAGTGGTTAGTACAATACTAAAAAACATGGCCTCTATGGGTACGGTAGATGGCATGATGAAATGTTCTGTACTACTGGTTTCAGCAAAGATTACAAGCAATAATTTTCCCAATGGAACCCCTAGAGCCATACCAAAAATCGAAATAATAAATTGTTCAATTATCAACACTTGATGTACTTCTCTTTCACTCATACCTACCACTAACATTGTTGCTAGTTCACGATTTCGTTCTGATAAAGATATAGTGAGGGATACATAAATAACAGCAAAACCTGTAACCAAACCGAAAAATACTAAAATGCCAATCATCGCAGTAGTCTGCTGCATAAATTCAGCAAATTGCGCTGCAATTTTTTCACGAAAATCAAAAGTTCCTATCATTTCTGATTCATCATAGTCATCTTTTAATTTGTCTAAAGATTCCTTTGTTCCATTAACCATTAATGCATTTGCTGCATCTCTTCCATCTAGTAGTTCTTTAACTAAATCAATATTCATATAGCCGTTTGATCCAATATATTGTGGAATAATTTTAGTAACCTTTATTTTTTTCATTGTTTCATTTCTAAAAAGTGGACTTTCTAGACTCACATAGTCCCCTTCTTGTATATTAAGGCTTTTAGCCATCCAGTGGGTCAACATCATTCCATCTGCTTGTAATGGCACAGGGTCATCATTTAAGTCATATAGGTGATAGAGTTTACTATTAAGAGGTAAACTAATAATTATAATCTCTTCACTCCTCCAATTATTAAAGATTTTAACCGGGAATTGCATCATAGGCTCCACATCCGTTACACCATCCTTATTCTTCAATTCCCTTACAATAGGTTTACGATCCATGTATTTATTTAGAGAAATTTTCATGTCATAAGTCTCAATCTTCGTAAATTGATCCATCAACATTTTGTCATACATATTACTCATCGCTACTGGAAAACAAAGTAACGCTGCTGTAATAGAAATACCAAATAAAATAAACAAACTACGTCCTTTATTTCTTACAATATTTCTTAACGCCATCTTTATCTTTATATCTAGGTTTTCAATTACCCAATAAAATTTGTCTAGTAGACCCTCTTTCCCTTCTACACTAACATTAGCTCTCATTGCATCAGCAGGTTCTAGTTTTAAACAGTTTTTTGCTCCTGCATAACCTGAAATAATGGCAAACAATAATGACAAAATAAAACTATTTACTAAATATCTTTTATATAATCCGGCTGTAACAAAAGGCATATTATAACCGATTCCTAGCATTTCAATTAAACTTGGTACAGAAGATATTCCTATATAAAAGCCTATCGCTCCTCCTATTAATCCTATTATTATAGAATAAGAAATATAATGAATAAGTATTCTAAAATCACTAATACCAAAGGCCTTCAAGACTCCAATTTGGGTACGCTCTTGTTCTATAATCCTTTTTAAAACAATATAAATAATTACTCCTGATATAACTAAAAACATAATAGGTAAAGTTTTAGTCATACTACGAATTCCATCCATCTCTTGAGTTGTTGTAGCGTGGCTAATCTGATCTTCTCTCGATGTAATTTCTTCAATACCATATTTGTATACAACTTCTTTGATTTTTCTCTTTGCAGTTTCAAATTCGTCTTCATTATATAATGAAAAAGCAACATTGTTGATTTGATTTACATTGTCAAACATTTCGCACATGGATTTATAAGGCATAAAAGTTAAATCAAAAGATGTTGGATCAGAAATAAGCTCATTATCATTCTTTTTTGCATAAACGAATTCAGGAGATCTTCCATAACCTACTACCGTTAAATTATAACGCTTCCCATTTACTACTACAGGTAATTTATCTCCTAATTCCATCTTCATAGCATCAAAATAATTATTTCCAATTATAATCTCACGTTCATTTTGGTTTGGCATCCTACCTCCAAGCAATTCTATATCATTAAGCCTATTCTCCTTATCAGCATCATAGCTTATAAACTGAAAAATAACTTCTCTTTCCTTATCCAATAAACGAACACGTTTTTCTAGTCTACCTGTGGCATTTTTTACTTCTTTTATCCTTATAATATCATCTACAACATGATTTGGCATACCAACTACCTTTAATGTTCCATCCGCAAAGTGATAATCTTTATAGTACTTATCTAATGAATAGCTAAAACTCTCATAAAGCATAGAAAACATATTGTAAAGAAGAATGCCCAAAATAACTAAAATCATACTTGCTAAGTATGTTCCTTTCTGATTCCACAGATCCCTCATCATTTTTCTTAGGAGCATTAGAATTCCTCCTTCTCCGTTAAATAACCATCACGGATAAGCAAGCATCTATCAGCAAACTTTAATAGTTCATGATCATGACTAATAACAATGACTGTTTTCTTATATTCTTTGTTGATTTCTCTTAATAGTTCTAGAATTTGCTGGCTAGTTTGAGAATCTAGGGCACCTGTTGGCTCATCACAGAGTAATATTTCTGGTGATTTAACGATTGCCCTTGCAAGTGCAACTCTTTGCTGTTGACCTCCAGAAAGTTGTGATGGAAAGTGCTTTTCTCTCTCCTCTAAACCTACTTTCTGTAGAATCTCTTTTACTGGTAATGGATGTTTTGATAGTTCTGCTGATAAAGAAACATTTTCAAAACAATTTAGACTTGGAAGCAAGTTGTAAAACTGAAATACAAAGCCAATTACATTTCTTCTATATAAAGACATGGCTTTTTTATTAAACTTATGAACAGCTTGATTTTTATAAAAAAGTTCTCCTGACGTTATACTATCCATCCCTCCAATAAGGTTCATCAAGGTACTTTTACCCGAACCGCTGGGTCCTAATATTACAATAAAATCTCCTTCATATATTGAAAAATTAACCTCCTTTACAACATGAGTCTGAATCTCTCCATTTATATATATCTTATTTAGATTTTTGGCAATCAAGATAGGCTCTTTGATATCTTTTTTATTTTCCATATTACCCTCCTTTTTTCAATGATTTTATTAGGTAATATTCCTTTTTAATTATTCTTAATTTATTCCATTCTCATAAAATAGTTCTCTAAAATAGTCAAAATACTCCTCTATCTTATCTACTATTTCATCTATATCTGCATTTTCTTCTATGATTTGAGTCATAGTTATCTTTTCTAACGTACTGTAGATAACTACCATTG
The window above is part of the Tepidibacter aestuarii genome. Proteins encoded here:
- a CDS encoding HlyD family secretion protein; this translates as MKKKTMVSLLLVVVVFGIVGFMIYKSNQPLVVKTVQLEKINYEEYHYEEGSVEPKKRMKVFSNGSGKIIDLFIEAGSAVKKGDAILSIDDDDLKYQLDILYAQKNSLAGEQKSEEQIVKNSELKLQEEAIELAKYEVDSVKKDLERKRKLFESGAISKTDFEQIEDQYKQAVGKLNIENFKFTTLKDRSKIGSGKNLYYAGQVEKIDLQIKQLEEKIDKMKVIAPIDGTISNLSLDKGDYISENQMLFEIFHAGLYEVESYVLAKEVKKLKIGMTAYLEVENQSKIETIKGKITFIAPNAIEVTSPLGLVEKKVKVLVEPQEDVKLIQGEEVDVKFITYSKDKAQVVSKDYIFPWMEGEGMWIIDDGKAKVLKIDKEFDSSSNVVLGKDIDEQTKVIITPYPEKIEEGAKVISK
- a CDS encoding ABC transporter permease translates to MLLRKMMRDLWNQKGTYLASMILVILGILLYNMFSMLYESFSYSLDKYYKDYHFADGTLKVVGMPNHVVDDIIRIKEVKNATGRLEKRVRLLDKEREVIFQFISYDADKENRLNDIELLGGRMPNQNEREIIIGNNYFDAMKMELGDKLPVVVNGKRYNLTVVGYGRSPEFVYAKKNDNELISDPTSFDLTFMPYKSMCEMFDNVNQINNVAFSLYNEDEFETAKRKIKEVVYKYGIEEITSREDQISHATTTQEMDGIRSMTKTLPIMFLVISGVIIYIVLKRIIEQERTQIGVLKAFGISDFRILIHYISYSIIIGLIGGAIGFYIGISSVPSLIEMLGIGYNMPFVTAGLYKRYLVNSFILSLLFAIISGYAGAKNCLKLEPADAMRANVSVEGKEGLLDKFYWVIENLDIKIKMALRNIVRNKGRSLFILFGISITAALLCFPVAMSNMYDKMLMDQFTKIETYDMKISLNKYMDRKPIVRELKNKDGVTDVEPMMQFPVKIFNNWRSEEIIIISLPLNSKLYHLYDLNDDPVPLQADGMMLTHWMAKSLNIQEGDYVSLESPLFRNETMKKIKVTKIIPQYIGSNGYMNIDLVKELLDGRDAANALMVNGTKESLDKLKDDYDESEMIGTFDFREKIAAQFAEFMQQTTAMIGILVFFGLVTGFAVIYVSLTISLSERNRELATMLVVGMSEREVHQVLIIEQFIISIFGMALGVPLGKLLLVIFAETSSTEHFIMPSTVPIEAMFFSIVLTTISIIIPQIFGRRKIGKIIVTEALNARE
- a CDS encoding ABC transporter ATP-binding protein, whose translation is MENKKDIKEPILIAKNLNKIYINGEIQTHVVKEVNFSIYEGDFIVILGPSGSGKSTLMNLIGGMDSITSGELFYKNQAVHKFNKKAMSLYRRNVIGFVFQFYNLLPSLNCFENVSLSAELSKHPLPVKEILQKVGLEEREKHFPSQLSGGQQQRVALARAIVKSPEILLCDEPTGALDSQTSQQILELLREINKEYKKTVIVISHDHELLKFADRCLLIRDGYLTEKEEF